The genomic interval CGGCCGTGGTGATGCTGCACGATGCGCTGGGCGATGGCCAGTCCCAGCCCGGTGCCCGGCGGCCGCCTGCCAGTGCTCGTGTGCACCTGCCGGAATTTATCGAAAATCGTAGCCTGATCCTCGGGGGCAATGCCCGGACCGTTGTCCTCCACGTCCACACGCACCCGGTCGGGCTCCACCAGCAGCCGCACGGCAATGCGCCCGTCCTCCGGGTTGCAGAACTTGACGGCGTTCGAGAGCAGGTTCAACAGCACCTGCACCAGCTGATCGCGGTCGCCCAGCACGTAGCAGGGCGTCTCGGGGACAGAAACCGTCAGCGTGATTTCGTTGAACTGAACATGCGGCTGAATGGCCTCGACGGCCTCTTCGATCACTTCCTGCATGCGCACCGGCTCCAGGTTCAATTCCACGGTGCCCGACTCCAGCTTCTGGAGCGTCAGTACCTGGTTGATCAGCCGGGTCAACCGCTCGGCCTCTTTGATGATGATGCCCAGAAACTCCTGGCGTTGCGCTTCGGGCAGATTCGGATTGGCGTGCATGATCTCGCTGAAAGCCCGGATCGAAGTCAGCGGCGTGCGCAGCTCGTGGGTGATCGTCGAGATGAACTCGTCTTTGAGCCGGTCCAGTTCTTTGAGGCGCTCGTTGGCCGCCTGCAGCTCGCGCGTGGCCCGTTCCAGCTCGGCCGACTTCCGTTCCAGTTCGTGGCTGTAGGCGATCACCTGCTGCGTCTCGTCTAGAATGTCCATGACCTCACGCAGGCTCAGCGGCTCCTCCTTGACCACCGAAGCGATCAGCACCCGGGCCGAGGCCGATCCGATGGCACCGGCCAGTAGTCGCTCGGCGTGCTGCACCACCTCGGCCGTTGCGGTCACCGTACCCCCACCCTGCGCCAGTACCGGACGCAGCGCTTCGTCCGCCTGCTTTTTGCCCAGAAACCGCCGCAACAGCTGTTGCAGATCCGACACGTAGGCGGTCCCGCGCCAGGTGGCCTCGCCCGGCCGCCCCGACAGGCGAAACACGTCCACGAACGCCCGCGCCTGCAGCAGCTCCTCCACGCGCTGCTGCGTGAACAGCGACACGCCCACGTACAGCCCCGCATTGAACAGCAGGCTCCAGAAGAGCGCATGCGAGATCGGATCGAAGCCTTCCAGTCCGAACAATTGGTACGGACGCAGCCAGCCGACGCCCCATGGACCGTTTTCGATGAACGAGACCGGCAACAGGCCGGCGTCGACCAGCGACGGCAGCGGGAGCGTGTAGCCCCAGATCAAAAAGCCGGCGATCAGCCCGCAGAGCGCGCCGGCCCGCGTGCCACGCCGCCAGTACATCCCTCCCAGTATCGCCGGCGCAAACTGCGCGACCGCGGCAAAGGAAATCAGCCCGATCGAAACCAGCGCATAGGCATGCGCAATGGCGTGGAAGTACAGATAGCTCAGCAACAGCACCAGGACTATCCCTCCCCGACGAATGCCCAGCAGCAGCCCGGTGAGCCGTCCACGTTGCGCCAGCCTCAGAAAGCGAATGCGCAGCAGGATGGGCATGATCAGATCGTTGCTGATCATAGTGCTGAGCGCCACGGTGGCCACGATGACCATGCTGGTGGCCGCCGAAAAGCCGCCGATGAAGGCCAGCAGCGCCAGCAGCTCCTGCCCGTGCGCCAGGGGAATCGCCAGCACGAACATGTCGGCATCGACCTGACCGCCCGGAAAGGCCATCAATCCGGCCAGCGCAATGGGCAACACGAACAGGTTGATCAGCCACAGATACAGCGGGAACAGCCAGATCGCCTTGCGCAGGTGGCGCTCGTCCACGTTCTCGACGACGGCCACCTGGAACTGGCGGGGCAGAAATAGAATGGCCAGCATGGCCAGCAGCGTCATCCAGAACCACTGACCGTAGGCGCCCGGCCCGAGCGCCTCTTCCATGGTCAGCAGCCGGCGGAACTCCGGGCGGGCCAGCGCGCGGCCAAACAGATCGGCCGGTCCGTCGTAGAGCCCGAACGTCACAAACAGACCGACCGCCACAAATGCCGGGAGCTTCACCAGCGACTCGAAGGCGATGGCCGCTACCAGCCCTTCGTGACGCTCGGTGGCGTCCAGATGGCGCGTCCCGAACAGAATCGAAAACAAGGCCAGCGCCAGCGTCACGTACAGTGCCGTGTCGTCCAGCAGGCTTTCGGTCGGAGTCGGGGTGGGACGCCCGCTGAGCACTTGAAAGCTGACGGAAATGGCCTTGAGCTGAAGCGCGATGTAGGGCACGCCGCCGGTGACGGCGATCACGGTCACCAGGGCGGCCAGACCGCTGCTTTTGCCGTAGCGCGAGGCCACAAAGTCGGCGATCGAAGTGATCCGGTACACCTTGCTGATCCGGATCATCTTTCGCAGCACCATCCACCAGAGCACGGCCGTCAGCGTGGGCCCCAGATAGATGGGCAGATACCCCACACCACTGCTGGCCGCCCGTCCCACGCTCCCGTAAAACGTCCATGCCGTGCAGTAGACGGCCAGCGAGAGCGCATAGATGTACGGGCTGCTGATGATGCTTCGGCCCTGCTCGGCCCGCCGATCGCCATACGTGGCAATGGCGAACAGCAGGCCGATGTACAGCAGCGCGATGAGGAAGATGAAGCCGCCCTGGAGCATGGCTCAGGGATTTTCCTCCGGCGGGGTCGTCCGACGTCGCTCCATCAGCCAGATGAGCAGGCCGATCACCAGGGCCCACACGCCGTAAAGGTACACGTACAGCACGGGCATCCCCAGCAGCAGACGCTCCCGGCTGAAGAGGGACAGCAGCGGAAAGTTCATCAGCAGCAGGCCCAGCACAAAGAGGGCCACGAGGCGCGCGCGTGTCATGGCGGTGTTCCGTCCGGTGGAGCTTCCAGGCTCCGGCACAGCAGCAGGAACAGTCCGGCCAGCGAAGGATCGGCCAGCCGGTAGCGCACATGCACTCCGTCACGGCGCCGCTGCACCAGTCCTTCGCGGGCCAGCTGGTTCAGGTGCTTGCTCACGTTCGGCTGCCGCAGGCCCAGCGCATCGACCATCTCCTGGACGCTCAGCTCGCCGTGCGTGCGCAGCAGATTCAGCAGTCGCAACCGTACCGGATCGCCCAGCACCCGTAACCGGCGTGCGGCCGGTTCCAGCAGGGTTTCGGGCACCAGCGGTGCCTGTTCGACCACGCCCATCCCGGATTGCCTTTCAGGATTCTGCTGTTTTGTTTCTATCTTACAGCGTAACGCGCCGAAAATCAAATGCCCACGGCTTTATGCCGCTGTCGGCTCGCTTCTGGAAAACCTACGCCGTGCTGGCGCTGCTGGGCCTGCTGCTGCTGGCCGCGCCCAACCTGATCTGGTGGCTGAGCGCTTCGCCCTCGGAACGGGCCTGGCTGCTGGCACGCTATCCGTTTCTGCTGGTGCTCATCGTGCTGGTGCTGGGCGGCATCTATGCGCTCTGGCTGCATGTGTACCAGACGCACGTGCGCCCGATCGCTCAGCTCACCGATGCGATCCATCAGGTACTGGATGGCCACACGCTGCCGCCCCTCCCGCAGGCCAGCACCCGCGAACTCCGAAAACTGCAGGAAGCGGTGACCGAACTGGCCCGCCGCCATCGCCTCCAGTCCATAACCCCGGCTGCCGCTCCCCTTCATCGCGAGCGCAACCTGCTGGCCACGCTGCTGGGCGAGTTGCCCGAAGCCGTGCTCGTATGTCGAACCTCCGGCCAGATCCTGCTCTATAACGAAACGGCCCGCCGCCTGCTCGAGACGCCCGAGCATCCGGGCGCCATTGGCCTGGGCCGCTCCATCTTTCACAGCCTGGATCGGGACCTGATCGTCTTCGCCCTGGACGAACTGGCCTATCGGTTGCGCCAGCAACATCCCCGTCCCACCGTCCATTTCGCCACCTGCCTGCCTTCAGGGCAACTTGTGCGCGTGCAGGCCGCCCCGATCCGCGACGAAGCGGACCGCCTGGAAACCTTCATGCTGCTCCTGCAGCCGCTCCGCTCAGAAGCCGAACCGTTCGAGATCATCCGAGGGGCCGATCTGCTGCAGGCCCTGGACCTGCAGCTCCGGGAAGCTGGCGTTTCGCTCCAGCTCGAAGGCGTCACGGGCACCCTCTGGCTCCGGGTTCGCCTGCCTGAGGCCTTCGAAGCGCTCCGGCGACTGGCCTTCGAGTTACGTCAGGAAACTTCCTGCACGCAACTACTGGCTCGCACCACCTCGGAAAATGGCCGCGTGCATCTGTGGCTTCGTCCGCTCGATGGTCACCCGCAAGCACTCGAACGGCTGCAACCCTATGTGCAGGAACCCTCTCTGCAGGCGCTCCTTCAGGAACATCAGGCCACCCTGCAGCTCGACGGCGAGGCCCTGCGCCTGACGCTTCCGGCCTCGCCGCCCCCGCACTCGGGTGCCGCGCGGGCCTTTCTGCCCGGACCCTCGGCCGCGCGTCGTCCGATTTATGCCGATCTATCCCTGCTGGAAACCTCCGAGGCCACGCCGCTCGACGATCGCCCGCTGCGCAGCCTGATCTACACGGTCTTCGATACCGAAACCACCGGCCTGCATCCTGAGCAGGGCGACGAAATCATCGCCATCGGTGCCGTCCGCATCGTC from Rhodothermus marinus carries:
- a CDS encoding sensor histidine kinase: MLQGGFIFLIALLYIGLLFAIATYGDRRAEQGRSIISSPYIYALSLAVYCTAWTFYGSVGRAASSGVGYLPIYLGPTLTAVLWWMVLRKMIRISKVYRITSIADFVASRYGKSSGLAALVTVIAVTGGVPYIALQLKAISVSFQVLSGRPTPTPTESLLDDTALYVTLALALFSILFGTRHLDATERHEGLVAAIAFESLVKLPAFVAVGLFVTFGLYDGPADLFGRALARPEFRRLLTMEEALGPGAYGQWFWMTLLAMLAILFLPRQFQVAVVENVDERHLRKAIWLFPLYLWLINLFVLPIALAGLMAFPGGQVDADMFVLAIPLAHGQELLALLAFIGGFSAATSMVIVATVALSTMISNDLIMPILLRIRFLRLAQRGRLTGLLLGIRRGGIVLVLLLSYLYFHAIAHAYALVSIGLISFAAVAQFAPAILGGMYWRRGTRAGALCGLIAGFLIWGYTLPLPSLVDAGLLPVSFIENGPWGVGWLRPYQLFGLEGFDPISHALFWSLLFNAGLYVGVSLFTQQRVEELLQARAFVDVFRLSGRPGEATWRGTAYVSDLQQLLRRFLGKKQADEALRPVLAQGGGTVTATAEVVQHAERLLAGAIGSASARVLIASVVKEEPLSLREVMDILDETQQVIAYSHELERKSAELERATRELQAANERLKELDRLKDEFISTITHELRTPLTSIRAFSEIMHANPNLPEAQRQEFLGIIIKEAERLTRLINQVLTLQKLESGTVELNLEPVRMQEVIEEAVEAIQPHVQFNEITLTVSVPETPCYVLGDRDQLVQVLLNLLSNAVKFCNPEDGRIAVRLLVEPDRVRVDVEDNGPGIAPEDQATIFDKFRQVHTSTGRRPPGTGLGLAIAQRIVQHHHGRIWVESDPGHGATFSFTLPRLPASDGMPQPMRDTSRLNL
- a CDS encoding ArsR/SmtB family transcription factor, with amino-acid sequence MGVVEQAPLVPETLLEPAARRLRVLGDPVRLRLLNLLRTHGELSVQEMVDALGLRQPNVSKHLNQLAREGLVQRRRDGVHVRYRLADPSLAGLFLLLCRSLEAPPDGTPP
- a CDS encoding 3'-5' exonuclease codes for the protein MPLSARFWKTYAVLALLGLLLLAAPNLIWWLSASPSERAWLLARYPFLLVLIVLVLGGIYALWLHVYQTHVRPIAQLTDAIHQVLDGHTLPPLPQASTRELRKLQEAVTELARRHRLQSITPAAAPLHRERNLLATLLGELPEAVLVCRTSGQILLYNETARRLLETPEHPGAIGLGRSIFHSLDRDLIVFALDELAYRLRQQHPRPTVHFATCLPSGQLVRVQAAPIRDEADRLETFMLLLQPLRSEAEPFEIIRGADLLQALDLQLREAGVSLQLEGVTGTLWLRVRLPEAFEALRRLAFELRQETSCTQLLARTTSENGRVHLWLRPLDGHPQALERLQPYVQEPSLQALLQEHQATLQLDGEALRLTLPASPPPHSGAARAFLPGPSAARRPIYADLSLLETSEATPLDDRPLRSLIYTVFDTETTGLHPEQGDEIIAIGAVRIVGGRIRPEETFDQLVNPRRPISLDSVRVHGIQPVLLQDKPPIEEVLPRFYRFARDTVLVGHNVAFDLKFIRQKEKALGLHFDQPVLDTMLLAAVVDPERQHYGLDELAAAFGIEPVGRHSALGDALITAELLLRLLPLLEQRGIHTLRQAREAIQQSRPARNRYGRIS